Part of the Deltaproteobacteria bacterium genome, GGTGGCGTCCAGGCCGACGATTTCCGAGGAAATTTCCTCCATGATGTTCCTGACGGCCTGCTCGACGCCCTTGCCGCCAAAGCGGTCGGTGTCGCCGTCGCGCAGCTCCAGGGCCTCGCGGGTGCCGGTGGAGGCTCCGGACGGCACGGCGGCGCGACCCGTGGCTCCGGATTCGAGGGTGACTTCGACCTCGACCGTGGGGTTGCCCCTGGAATCCAAAATTTCCCTGGCCCAAATACCTGTGATGGTGCTCATGCTTGCTCCCTGGTGTTATGTGGTGCTGGATGATGTTGATAGTAAATGGCCCGGAGTCCCTGCAGCAGCAGGTCCGGAGCCACGTGGTCGATGCAGTCTGTGATGGCCTCCAGACACGGCGCGAACCCGCCCGTGGCGATAACCCGCGCCCGCGGGTCGCCGAGACGCTTTTTCAACCGCGCGACCAGCCCCTCGAGCATGGCCGCGAACCCGAACAGGACGCCGTGGTTGAGGCTTTGCCGGGTGCTGGTGCCAATGTCCAGCTCCGTGGAGTCCAATTCCAGGCTGATTTGCGGCAACTTGGCCGTTTGCGTGCCCAGGGCCGTGACCGAACTGAGCACGCCGGGACAAATCAGCCCCCCGAGAAAGGCATTGCCCTGGATGCAGTCAAAGGTGGTGGCGGTGCCAAAATCGACCACGATCAGGGTGGTGTCGTCCGCCAGCAGCCGGGCCGCGTAACTGCCCAGCAGGCGATCCGCGCCCACCTCCCGGGGCCGGGCGTAGCGATTTTCCAGGGGAATCGGCATGTCCCGGGGCACGAACAGGGCCGGCTTGCCGAAAAACCGTTGGCAGGCCTGGTCCAGCAACCCGGACAATGGCGGGACCACCGACGAAACGACCCAGGCCGGAACCGCGAACTCGGCCACGCCCTCGCGGTCGCAGATGGCGGCGATGGTCAAGCCCAGGGAATCCGCGGTTTCACGGTTGGTGGACGGCAGGGTGTAGGCGCGCCCCAAGCGCTCCTGATCCGCCAGACAGACCTTGATGTTGGTATTGCCGACATCGAACAGCACAAGAGGATGGGCCAGCGGCGGCTCGGCGTTGTACGTCATGGAAGGGCTTTATCGCATTGTCCTAAAAACTCAAGGACCAGCCGCCTCCTTGACCGCTTGTAACCCCGTTTTGATCAGGATAAGCCGGGCTCACAACCTGTACACGCAAGGAGGCGTCATGGCACTGAACAAGGAACTGCTGCGGATTCTGGCCTGTCCGAAATGCAAGGGCGACCTGGAACTCGTCGGCCAGGAAGAGGGACTCAAATGCTCGGTCTGCGCCGTGGTCTACCCGATCCGGGATGAAATTCCGGTCATGCTCATCGACGAGGCCATACCCGTGGCCAAATGGGACCAGGGCGTGCGCGAGGCGTGAGGTGAGCAAACACAAGGAACGCGAACAACCGGAGACCCTCGGCCTGGCATGCGTCGGCGCGGACAGTCACGCCCACCTCGACGGGCGGGATATCGATCCCCGCGTCGTCCTGGCCAGGGCCAGGGCCTGTGGCGTGCGCACCGTGGGCAATGTTTTTCTCGGTCCCGAGGCCTATCGGCGACACCGGGCCGGATTCGAGGCCGATCCGGACGTATTTTTCTT contains:
- a CDS encoding type III pantothenate kinase → MTYNAEPPLAHPLVLFDVGNTNIKVCLADQERLGRAYTLPSTNRETADSLGLTIAAICDREGVAEFAVPAWVVSSVVPPLSGLLDQACQRFFGKPALFVPRDMPIPLENRYARPREVGADRLLGSYAARLLADDTTLIVVDFGTATTFDCIQGNAFLGGLICPGVLSSVTALGTQTAKLPQISLELDSTELDIGTSTRQSLNHGVLFGFAAMLEGLVARLKKRLGDPRARVIATGGFAPCLEAITDCIDHVAPDLLLQGLRAIYYQHHPAPHNTREQA
- a CDS encoding Trm112 family protein, whose amino-acid sequence is MALNKELLRILACPKCKGDLELVGQEEGLKCSVCAVVYPIRDEIPVMLIDEAIPVAKWDQGVREA